A stretch of Perognathus longimembris pacificus isolate PPM17 chromosome 1, ASM2315922v1, whole genome shotgun sequence DNA encodes these proteins:
- the Zbtb5 gene encoding zinc finger and BTB domain-containing protein 5 isoform X1, translated as MNRRIMDFPGHFEQIFQQLNYQRLHSQLCDCVIVVGNRHFKAHRSVLAACSTHFRALFSVAEGDQTMNMIQLDSEVVTAEAFAALIDMMYTSTLMLGESNVMDVLLAASHLHLNSVVKACKHYLTTRTLPMSPPSERAQEQSARMQRSFMLQQLGLSIVSSALNSSQGVEEPPAPLSSSLRANLDQRTPFPMRRLHKRKQSAEERARQRLRPAMDESAVSDVTPESGPSGVHPREEFFSPDSLKMVDNPKPDGMTDNQEDGAILFDQSFGAQEDAQVPSQSDNSAGNMAQLSMASRATQVETSFEPETVAAAAAEKSGFPCENPEVGLGEKDHMRVVVKSEPLSSPEPQDEVSDVTSQAEGSESVEVEGVAVSAEKIDLSPESSDRSFSDPQSSTDRVGDIHILEVTNNLEHKSTFSISNFLNKSRGSNFSTSQNNDDNIPNTTSDCRLEGEAPYLLSPEAGPASGPSSAPGSHVENPFSEPADSHFVRPMQEVMGLPCVPTSGYQGEQFGMDFSRSGLGLHSSFSRVMMGSPRGGASNFPYYRRIAPKMPVVTSVRSSQIPENSASSQLMMNGATSSFENGHPSQPGPPQLTRASADVLSKCKKALSEHNVLVVEGARKYACKICCKTFLTLTDCKKHIRVHTGEKPYACLKCGKRFSQSSHLYKHSKTTCLRWQSSNLPSTLL; from the exons ATGAATAGAAG gATAATGGATTTTCCAGGTCACTTTGAACAGATCTTCCAGCAACTCAACTACCAGAGACTCCACAGCCAGCTCTGTGACTGCGtcattgtggtggggaacagacaCTTCAAAGCCCACCGCTCCGTGCTGGCAGCATGCAGCACGCATTTCCGAGCCTTGTTCTCCGTGGCAGAAGGGGACCAGACCATGAACATGATCCAGCTGGATAGCGAGGTGGTGACGGCCGAGGCCTTCGCCGCACTGATTGACATGATGTACACCTCCACGCTCATGCTGGGGGAGAGCAATGTCATGGATGTCTTACTGGCAGCCTCTCACCTGCACTTGAACTCTGTCGTTAAGGCATGTAAACACTACCTGACGACAAGGACGCTGCCCATGTCCCCCCCCAGCGAGCGCGCGCAGGAGCAGAGCGCCCGCATGCAGCGCTCCTTCATGCTGCAGCAGCTGGGGCTGAGCATCGTGAGCTCGGCCCTCAACTCCAGCCAGGGGGTGGAGGAGCCCCCGGCCCCGCTGAGCTCCTCCCTGCGCGCTAACCTGGACCAGCGCACGCCCTTCCCCATGAGGCGCCTTCATAAGCGCAAGCAGTCGGCCGAAGAGCGGGCCCGGCAGCGGCTCCGCCCGGCCATGGACGAGTCTGCCGTCTCGGACGTCACCCCGGAGAGCGGGCCTTCGGGCGTCCATCCTCGGGAGGAGTTCTTTTCTCCAGACTCCCTGAAAATGGTGGACAACCCTAAGCCCGATGGCATGACCGACAACCAGGAGGACGGCGCTATCCTGTTTGACCAGTCTTTCGGCGCCCAAGAAGATGCGCAGGTGCCCAGCCAATCGGACAACAGCGCCGGCAACATGGCCCAGTTGTCCATGGCCTCTCGCGCCACTCAGGTGGAGACGAGTTTTGAGCCGGAGACcgttgccgccgccgccgctgagaAAAGCGGTTTCCCGTGCGAAAACCCCGAGGTGGGCCTTGGTGAGAAGGACCACATGCGGGTGGTGGTGAAATCCGAGCCGCTGAGCTCCCCCGAGCCGCAGGACGAGGTGAGCGATGTCACCTCGCAGGCGGAAGGCAGCGAGTCCGTGGAGGTGGAAGGAGTCGCCGTCAGTGCCGAGAAGATCGACCTCAGCCCCGAAAGCAGCGACCGCAGCTTTTCCGATCCGCAGTCCAGCACCGACAGGGTGGGCGACATCCACATTTTGGAAGTCACCAACAACCTTGAACATAAGTCCACTTTTAGTATCTCCAACTTTCTCAACAAGAGCAGAGGAAGTAACTTCAGTACAAGTCAGAACAATGACGACAACATCCCGAACACCACTAGTGACTGCAGGCTGGAGGGGGAGGCCCCTTACTTGTTGAGTCCCGAGGCCGGGCCTGCAAGCGGGCCTTCCTCTGCCCCCGGCTCCCACGTGGAGAATCCATTCAGCGAGCCTGCAGACTCCCACTTCGTCAGACCTATGCAGGAGGTGATGGGCCTTCCCTGTGTGCCGACCTCAGGTTACCAAGGAGAACAGTTTGGGATGGATTTTTCCAGGTCTGGCTTGGGCCTCCACTCCTCCTTTTCCAGGGTAATGATGGGGTCCCCAAGAGGAGGAGCAAGTAACTTTCCTTACTACCGACGCATAGCCCCCAAAATGCCCGTGGTAACTTCTGTCAGGAGCTCACAGATCCCTGAAAATTCTGCCAGTTCCCAGCTGATGATGAACGGGGCCACATCCTCATTTGAAAATGGCCatccttcccagcctggccctccacaGCTGACCAGGGCATCTGCCGATGTCCTGTCAAAGTGCAAAAAGGCCTTATCGGAGCACAATGTCTTGGTGGTAGAAGGAGCTCGCAAGTATGCCTGCAAGATCTGCTGCAAAACCTTCCTGACTCTGACAGATTGCAAGAAGCACATCCGTGTTCACACAGGTGAAAAGCCGTACGCCTGCCTCAAGTGTGGCAAGAGGTTCAGTCAGTCCAGCCACCTGTATAAACATTCCAAAACGACCTGCCTGCGCTGGCAGAGCAGCAACCTGCCCAGCACTTTGCTCTAA
- the Zbtb5 gene encoding zinc finger and BTB domain-containing protein 5 isoform X3: MDFPGHFEQIFQQLNYQRLHSQLCDCVIVVGNRHFKAHRSVLAACSTHFRALFSVAEGDQTMNMIQLDSEVVTAEAFAALIDMMYTSTLMLGESNVMDVLLAASHLHLNSVVKACKHYLTTRTLPMSPPSERAQEQSARMQRSFMLQQLGLSIVSSALNSSQGVEEPPAPLSSSLRANLDQRTPFPMRRLHKRKQSAEERARQRLRPAMDESAVSDVTPESGPSGVHPREEFFSPDSLKMVDNPKPDGMTDNQEDGAILFDQSFGAQEDAQVPSQSDNSAGNMAQLSMASRATQVETSFEPETVAAAAAEKSGFPCENPEVGLGEKDHMRVVVKSEPLSSPEPQDEVSDVTSQAEGSESVEVEGVAVSAEKIDLSPESSDRSFSDPQSSTDRVGDIHILEVTNNLEHKSTFSISNFLNKSRGSNFSTSQNNDDNIPNTTSDCRLEGEAPYLLSPEAGPASGPSSAPGSHVENPFSEPADSHFVRPMQEVMGLPCVPTSGYQGEQFGMDFSRSGLGLHSSFSRVMMGSPRGGASNFPYYRRIAPKMPVVTSVRSSQIPENSASSQLMMNGATSSFENGHPSQPGPPQLTRASADVLSKCKKALSEHNVLVVEGARKYACKICCKTFLTLTDCKKHIRVHTGEKPYACLKCGKRFSQSSHLYKHSKTTCLRWQSSNLPSTLL, translated from the coding sequence ATGGATTTTCCAGGTCACTTTGAACAGATCTTCCAGCAACTCAACTACCAGAGACTCCACAGCCAGCTCTGTGACTGCGtcattgtggtggggaacagacaCTTCAAAGCCCACCGCTCCGTGCTGGCAGCATGCAGCACGCATTTCCGAGCCTTGTTCTCCGTGGCAGAAGGGGACCAGACCATGAACATGATCCAGCTGGATAGCGAGGTGGTGACGGCCGAGGCCTTCGCCGCACTGATTGACATGATGTACACCTCCACGCTCATGCTGGGGGAGAGCAATGTCATGGATGTCTTACTGGCAGCCTCTCACCTGCACTTGAACTCTGTCGTTAAGGCATGTAAACACTACCTGACGACAAGGACGCTGCCCATGTCCCCCCCCAGCGAGCGCGCGCAGGAGCAGAGCGCCCGCATGCAGCGCTCCTTCATGCTGCAGCAGCTGGGGCTGAGCATCGTGAGCTCGGCCCTCAACTCCAGCCAGGGGGTGGAGGAGCCCCCGGCCCCGCTGAGCTCCTCCCTGCGCGCTAACCTGGACCAGCGCACGCCCTTCCCCATGAGGCGCCTTCATAAGCGCAAGCAGTCGGCCGAAGAGCGGGCCCGGCAGCGGCTCCGCCCGGCCATGGACGAGTCTGCCGTCTCGGACGTCACCCCGGAGAGCGGGCCTTCGGGCGTCCATCCTCGGGAGGAGTTCTTTTCTCCAGACTCCCTGAAAATGGTGGACAACCCTAAGCCCGATGGCATGACCGACAACCAGGAGGACGGCGCTATCCTGTTTGACCAGTCTTTCGGCGCCCAAGAAGATGCGCAGGTGCCCAGCCAATCGGACAACAGCGCCGGCAACATGGCCCAGTTGTCCATGGCCTCTCGCGCCACTCAGGTGGAGACGAGTTTTGAGCCGGAGACcgttgccgccgccgccgctgagaAAAGCGGTTTCCCGTGCGAAAACCCCGAGGTGGGCCTTGGTGAGAAGGACCACATGCGGGTGGTGGTGAAATCCGAGCCGCTGAGCTCCCCCGAGCCGCAGGACGAGGTGAGCGATGTCACCTCGCAGGCGGAAGGCAGCGAGTCCGTGGAGGTGGAAGGAGTCGCCGTCAGTGCCGAGAAGATCGACCTCAGCCCCGAAAGCAGCGACCGCAGCTTTTCCGATCCGCAGTCCAGCACCGACAGGGTGGGCGACATCCACATTTTGGAAGTCACCAACAACCTTGAACATAAGTCCACTTTTAGTATCTCCAACTTTCTCAACAAGAGCAGAGGAAGTAACTTCAGTACAAGTCAGAACAATGACGACAACATCCCGAACACCACTAGTGACTGCAGGCTGGAGGGGGAGGCCCCTTACTTGTTGAGTCCCGAGGCCGGGCCTGCAAGCGGGCCTTCCTCTGCCCCCGGCTCCCACGTGGAGAATCCATTCAGCGAGCCTGCAGACTCCCACTTCGTCAGACCTATGCAGGAGGTGATGGGCCTTCCCTGTGTGCCGACCTCAGGTTACCAAGGAGAACAGTTTGGGATGGATTTTTCCAGGTCTGGCTTGGGCCTCCACTCCTCCTTTTCCAGGGTAATGATGGGGTCCCCAAGAGGAGGAGCAAGTAACTTTCCTTACTACCGACGCATAGCCCCCAAAATGCCCGTGGTAACTTCTGTCAGGAGCTCACAGATCCCTGAAAATTCTGCCAGTTCCCAGCTGATGATGAACGGGGCCACATCCTCATTTGAAAATGGCCatccttcccagcctggccctccacaGCTGACCAGGGCATCTGCCGATGTCCTGTCAAAGTGCAAAAAGGCCTTATCGGAGCACAATGTCTTGGTGGTAGAAGGAGCTCGCAAGTATGCCTGCAAGATCTGCTGCAAAACCTTCCTGACTCTGACAGATTGCAAGAAGCACATCCGTGTTCACACAGGTGAAAAGCCGTACGCCTGCCTCAAGTGTGGCAAGAGGTTCAGTCAGTCCAGCCACCTGTATAAACATTCCAAAACGACCTGCCTGCGCTGGCAGAGCAGCAACCTGCCCAGCACTTTGCTCTAA
- the Zbtb5 gene encoding zinc finger and BTB domain-containing protein 5 isoform X2 has product MIMDFPGHFEQIFQQLNYQRLHSQLCDCVIVVGNRHFKAHRSVLAACSTHFRALFSVAEGDQTMNMIQLDSEVVTAEAFAALIDMMYTSTLMLGESNVMDVLLAASHLHLNSVVKACKHYLTTRTLPMSPPSERAQEQSARMQRSFMLQQLGLSIVSSALNSSQGVEEPPAPLSSSLRANLDQRTPFPMRRLHKRKQSAEERARQRLRPAMDESAVSDVTPESGPSGVHPREEFFSPDSLKMVDNPKPDGMTDNQEDGAILFDQSFGAQEDAQVPSQSDNSAGNMAQLSMASRATQVETSFEPETVAAAAAEKSGFPCENPEVGLGEKDHMRVVVKSEPLSSPEPQDEVSDVTSQAEGSESVEVEGVAVSAEKIDLSPESSDRSFSDPQSSTDRVGDIHILEVTNNLEHKSTFSISNFLNKSRGSNFSTSQNNDDNIPNTTSDCRLEGEAPYLLSPEAGPASGPSSAPGSHVENPFSEPADSHFVRPMQEVMGLPCVPTSGYQGEQFGMDFSRSGLGLHSSFSRVMMGSPRGGASNFPYYRRIAPKMPVVTSVRSSQIPENSASSQLMMNGATSSFENGHPSQPGPPQLTRASADVLSKCKKALSEHNVLVVEGARKYACKICCKTFLTLTDCKKHIRVHTGEKPYACLKCGKRFSQSSHLYKHSKTTCLRWQSSNLPSTLL; this is encoded by the exons AT gATAATGGATTTTCCAGGTCACTTTGAACAGATCTTCCAGCAACTCAACTACCAGAGACTCCACAGCCAGCTCTGTGACTGCGtcattgtggtggggaacagacaCTTCAAAGCCCACCGCTCCGTGCTGGCAGCATGCAGCACGCATTTCCGAGCCTTGTTCTCCGTGGCAGAAGGGGACCAGACCATGAACATGATCCAGCTGGATAGCGAGGTGGTGACGGCCGAGGCCTTCGCCGCACTGATTGACATGATGTACACCTCCACGCTCATGCTGGGGGAGAGCAATGTCATGGATGTCTTACTGGCAGCCTCTCACCTGCACTTGAACTCTGTCGTTAAGGCATGTAAACACTACCTGACGACAAGGACGCTGCCCATGTCCCCCCCCAGCGAGCGCGCGCAGGAGCAGAGCGCCCGCATGCAGCGCTCCTTCATGCTGCAGCAGCTGGGGCTGAGCATCGTGAGCTCGGCCCTCAACTCCAGCCAGGGGGTGGAGGAGCCCCCGGCCCCGCTGAGCTCCTCCCTGCGCGCTAACCTGGACCAGCGCACGCCCTTCCCCATGAGGCGCCTTCATAAGCGCAAGCAGTCGGCCGAAGAGCGGGCCCGGCAGCGGCTCCGCCCGGCCATGGACGAGTCTGCCGTCTCGGACGTCACCCCGGAGAGCGGGCCTTCGGGCGTCCATCCTCGGGAGGAGTTCTTTTCTCCAGACTCCCTGAAAATGGTGGACAACCCTAAGCCCGATGGCATGACCGACAACCAGGAGGACGGCGCTATCCTGTTTGACCAGTCTTTCGGCGCCCAAGAAGATGCGCAGGTGCCCAGCCAATCGGACAACAGCGCCGGCAACATGGCCCAGTTGTCCATGGCCTCTCGCGCCACTCAGGTGGAGACGAGTTTTGAGCCGGAGACcgttgccgccgccgccgctgagaAAAGCGGTTTCCCGTGCGAAAACCCCGAGGTGGGCCTTGGTGAGAAGGACCACATGCGGGTGGTGGTGAAATCCGAGCCGCTGAGCTCCCCCGAGCCGCAGGACGAGGTGAGCGATGTCACCTCGCAGGCGGAAGGCAGCGAGTCCGTGGAGGTGGAAGGAGTCGCCGTCAGTGCCGAGAAGATCGACCTCAGCCCCGAAAGCAGCGACCGCAGCTTTTCCGATCCGCAGTCCAGCACCGACAGGGTGGGCGACATCCACATTTTGGAAGTCACCAACAACCTTGAACATAAGTCCACTTTTAGTATCTCCAACTTTCTCAACAAGAGCAGAGGAAGTAACTTCAGTACAAGTCAGAACAATGACGACAACATCCCGAACACCACTAGTGACTGCAGGCTGGAGGGGGAGGCCCCTTACTTGTTGAGTCCCGAGGCCGGGCCTGCAAGCGGGCCTTCCTCTGCCCCCGGCTCCCACGTGGAGAATCCATTCAGCGAGCCTGCAGACTCCCACTTCGTCAGACCTATGCAGGAGGTGATGGGCCTTCCCTGTGTGCCGACCTCAGGTTACCAAGGAGAACAGTTTGGGATGGATTTTTCCAGGTCTGGCTTGGGCCTCCACTCCTCCTTTTCCAGGGTAATGATGGGGTCCCCAAGAGGAGGAGCAAGTAACTTTCCTTACTACCGACGCATAGCCCCCAAAATGCCCGTGGTAACTTCTGTCAGGAGCTCACAGATCCCTGAAAATTCTGCCAGTTCCCAGCTGATGATGAACGGGGCCACATCCTCATTTGAAAATGGCCatccttcccagcctggccctccacaGCTGACCAGGGCATCTGCCGATGTCCTGTCAAAGTGCAAAAAGGCCTTATCGGAGCACAATGTCTTGGTGGTAGAAGGAGCTCGCAAGTATGCCTGCAAGATCTGCTGCAAAACCTTCCTGACTCTGACAGATTGCAAGAAGCACATCCGTGTTCACACAGGTGAAAAGCCGTACGCCTGCCTCAAGTGTGGCAAGAGGTTCAGTCAGTCCAGCCACCTGTATAAACATTCCAAAACGACCTGCCTGCGCTGGCAGAGCAGCAACCTGCCCAGCACTTTGCTCTAA
- the Grhpr gene encoding glyoxylate reductase/hydroxypyruvate reductase, which yields MKLARLMKVFVTRRIPPEGRAALAQAADCEVEQWDSDEPIPSKELERGVAGAHGLLCLLSDRVDKKLLDAAGADLKVISTLSVGVDHLALDEIKKRGIRVGYTPDVLTDATAELAVSLLLTTCRRLPEAIEEVKNGGWTSWKPMWMCGYGLTQSTVGIVGLGRIGQAIARRLKPFGVQRFLYMGRHPKTEEAAEFQAEFVSAPQLAAESDFIVVACSLTPATKGLCNKDFFQKMKKTAVFVNISRGDVVNQDDLYQALASGQIAAAGLDVTTPEPLPTNHPLLTLKNCVILPHIGSATYKTRNTMSLLAANNLLAGLRGEPMPSEFKL from the exons CTGTGAGGTGGAGCAGTGGGATTCAGATGAGCCCATCCCCAGCAAGGAGCTGGAGCGCGGGGTGGCAGGAGCCCATGGCCTGCTCTGCCTTCTCTCTGACCGTGTGGACAAAAAGCTTCTGGATGCTGCAG GAGCTGACCTCAAAGTCATCAGCACCCTGTCTGTGGGCGTCGACCACCTGGCTTTGGATGAAATCAAGAAGCG TGGGATCCGGGTGGGCTACACCCCAGATGTCCTGACCGACGCCACTGCAGAACTTGCTGTCTCCCTGCTACTCACCACCTGCCGCCGGTTGCCAGAGGCCATAGAGGAAGTGAAGAA CGGTGGCTGGACCTCATGGAAGCCCATGTGGATGTGTGGCTATGGACTCACGCAGAGCACTGTTGGCATTGTGGGGCTGGGGCGCATAG GCCAGGCCATTGCTCGGCGATTGAAACCATTTGGTGTCCAGAGGTTTCTGTACATGGGACGTCATCCCAAGACTGAGGAAGCAGCGGAATTCCAGGCAGAGTTTG TGTCTGCCCCCCAGCTGGCTGCTGAGTCTGACTTTATTGTGGTGGCCTGCTCCCTGACACCTGCCACCAAGGGGCTCTGCAACAAGGACTTCTTCCAGAAGATGAAGAAGACAGCTGTGTTTGTCAACATCAGCAG GGGAGATGTCGTAAACCAGGATGACCTGTACCAGGCCTTAGCCAGTGGCCAGATTGCAGCTGCTGGACTGGATGTGACTACCCCAGAACCACTGCCCACAAACCACCCCCTGCTGACTCTCAAGAACTGTG tGATCCTGCCCCACATTGGCAGTGCCACCTACAAAACTCGCAACACCATGTCCTTGTTGGCAGCTAACAACTTGCTGGCTGGCCTGAGAGGGGAACCAATGCCCAGTGAATTCAAGCTGTAG